One Deinococcus aerolatus genomic window carries:
- a CDS encoding transposase family protein: protein MLKFDVRKEVFDAQIMHFLIGVRMGATASGRTHDMKALRHSHLMTRLPRQVRVWGDRGYTGIGKVYPEWETSVPAKRPKKGELSDEQRELNRLISKVRITAENTISRVKKFRACREFFRNKPSKHGVIWGCVAGLVNLRWRARQPTVL from the coding sequence ATGCTGAAGTTTGACGTAAGAAAAGAAGTATTTGATGCTCAGATTATGCACTTTTTAATCGGAGTCCGTATGGGTGCGACCGCGAGCGGTCGCACCCATGACATGAAGGCGCTGCGGCACTCCCATTTGATGACTCGGCTTCCCAGGCAGGTCCGAGTGTGGGGAGACCGTGGATACACCGGCATAGGGAAAGTCTATCCCGAGTGGGAGACCAGTGTGCCCGCCAAGCGCCCTAAAAAGGGCGAACTGAGCGATGAGCAACGCGAACTGAATCGGCTGATCTCAAAGGTTCGGATCACCGCCGAGAACACGATCAGCCGTGTCAAGAAATTCCGTGCCTGCAGGGAGTTTTTCAGGAACAAGCCCTCAAAACATGGTGTGATCTGGGGCTGTGTCGCTGGACTCGTTAACCTCCGCTGGCGAGCCCGCCAACCGACGGTTCTCTGA
- a CDS encoding winged helix-turn-helix domain-containing protein codes for MTQYSVSGARKVLRRYHTLGLDGLGDGRADNRGAPTVLTEAEQQQFAARLREDFEQGIVWSGKDVQTWVLEQCGKTVYLGRTYEFMRAAGFSPQNPGPVT; via the coding sequence TTGACTCAATATTCGGTCTCGGGTGCGCGCAAGGTCTTGCGTCGGTATCACACCCTGGGACTGGACGGTCTGGGAGATGGACGGGCTGACAACCGGGGCGCACCCACGGTCTTGACCGAGGCGGAGCAGCAACAGTTCGCTGCCCGTCTGCGCGAGGATTTTGAACAGGGCATCGTGTGGTCAGGCAAAGACGTACAGACGTGGGTGCTCGAACAGTGTGGCAAGACGGTGTACCTGGGCCGCACCTATGAATTTATGCGGGCAGCGGGGTTCTCCCCGCAAAACCCCGGCCCCGTCACGTGA